Genomic segment of Panicum virgatum strain AP13 chromosome 9N, P.virgatum_v5, whole genome shotgun sequence:
TTTGGAAACAGAAACGGGAAACGTTAGCCATGTCTCGCTTGCACTACATCCAGGACTCGACCGTGTGGTTGTACATGTAGGAATTCATCCCGCTGAGGTGCGCCTGCAGGGCGTCGGTGTCGAGCATGTCTTCCTCCTTCATGCCCGCCTGAAACCAAGCAGTCCGATCGTGTTCAATGCCGTCCAGAATTTCATCGCGTTCGTGTGGTTTCGTGAGATTTACTCGGATCACTTACAATCTGGTCATACTCGTCGTGGTTCTGAAGCGCCCTCGACGGCTCGCCGTAGTCGTCGTTCTTGGCGAATCTGCCGCGCACGCGAGGCCTGCTGTCCGCCAGGGTCTTCCTGCAGGCGTACTGCCATTGTTGAGGCGCAAGCAAGAACAGAATGCCGTCAGTAACATGCAGGGTCCGAAGGTTAATTTGAATCCATGGCATGGCGCTCTCGTTCTCGGCGTCACCTTGATCTTCTTGCTGAAGTTGCGCTCGTTCCGCTTCTTGATGTACCTGTGGATCTTCTCCCGTCTCTCCTCCACGCTGATTTTTGCGGTCTTGAAGCTCGCGTCCTCCAGGCTCgacgcctccgtcgccgccgcggctgccggcAGCCGCCCCGGGCTCATGCCGCCGCCCATCTGCCGCGCAACCACCAAGAAACGTGTCATGCCTCGTGCGCGCGTTCAGTTCATGCCGCGTGTTCCGGCGCTGAGCTGTACCTGCATTTCCCCGGCGTTGCCAGCGAACGCCAtctgcgccgcggcggcggagtccGCGTCGGGGCTGCGCGTGGCGGCCAGCGCGGCGCTCGCGGTCTCCATCATCCGCTGGTACTCGCCGATCTCCTCCATCCCCATCATGGACGTCCCCATGCCGGTGCAGCCAGTCCCGAAGAAGCCAccttgcgccgccgcgtccttgCCGAAGAAGCACCCCTGCGCGGCGGTTTCCATGACGCCGGCGGGGAGCAACGCgccgggctgcggcggcggctgctgctgctggcacaAAGCCTCTTCCAGGCCCACGTACCCTCCgccggccatcgccgccgcgaagCACTCGTCGCTGTACCCGGAGGAGGTGAGGTGCATGAGCTCCGACGCCGTGCTGCTCATCTGCGTCTGCAGAGCCGCCGGTTGCTCCGCCGCGGAGGCCATTGGGAGCGCCACCGGAACCTGGCCAAACTGCTGCTCCGGCTGGGGTGGCTCATCCCCGGCCACCGCTGCCGCGAACTGATAATCGATGGGGAGGAGTTCGGTGTCGGGAACTGGTGGATCGTCTTCCTCGAGGAGCGCCGACAGGGTGGAGTCCAGGGACGGCATGGGGGAGAAGGCCGCCGTGGCGCCCGACGACACGTTGTCGCCGTGGCTGCAGGGCGCGGGAGGCGTCGTcacggacgacgacgaggcgtcCTCGGAGGACGCCGTGAACATGTCCGACGCCGCGTTCACGGCCGCGAAGAGGTCCCCGCCGCTGCCATCGTCGCAGAAGTCCAGGATGTGCGCCGCAATGGGGCTCGAGATGTCATCCTGCGAGAATTCAGAGGTCAACCAAGAACTTGCAGCAACATCCATTTCAGACCAAGCTTCATTTTTTATCATCAATAGAACAACTGTGTATTGCAAACCTGTTGTGTACAAATACTAATCGTCATGCAAATGCTAAACTGAGATTTTTTTTCAAGAACACAAAAGATTTGAACGATTAGAGATTGAAATTGCAAACTGCTAAGTACTAACGACTCCGTGTTGTGAAAATATTACTGTGATTCttttatagtcttttctttccAGGGAATCAAATGCCGCACAGTTGTATGTGCAACAGTAATGTTCTATTTGCCATCTCTCTGGGGATGGCAAACAGTATAAGGGTACTATTAGGATTAGGGAATTTAAGCAAAAGAAATGTCCCAATAATCAAAATTCCCGGCGAAATGGATATAAAGTTCATCCATACCAACAAGCTAAAACAATCAAGTCGGGGTATATATTCTCTTGGTACCGCAGGGGGGGTCCAAAAGCTCAAAAGATTTCTTCCTGATCTTGCGTCTTTCTTGCTTTTCTTGGATAGGCACCAAACAATTATTGCACCCCATGCCCATTGGTCTTGCAAGATCAAAGCATGCATGGCCACTGCCGATCCAATGGATTCCtgatcaagaacaagcatgggcgACAAGGGGAGTGGAGGGTCATGCATGCATCAAGCCATGCACTGACCGAAAAACCGTTGAAGAAAGGCCTGAAAACACCTTTCCCAGAGGCTCTGAAACTCTCAAACAATGCCAGGGAACACATTGAATTGAGCCTAATGTTAGTCCAAGAGATTTACGGCGAAGGGATGGTCATCGTCAAGCATGGTGGATCTCCGACTCCAGAACCGCTAGGGCGAATAATTTCTCTTCTCCCTTTTGCTGTTGTTGACGGAGGGTGATCAGATTGGAGAGGATGGAAGACAATAAAGGATATGAAAACTCATAGATCATGCAAATGGCAACAACTTCTATTTATAATGCAGAGAATACGAACAACAGAAAGTTTACAGGCTATTTATAGCCCATAAGAGACGGCAAGAACTTTGGATTCAACAAGCAAACAGTACTACTTGCTTATTTAGGAGAAGGGTTTACAGATATGTCATTATTGTCAAAATCTTAATTTACGTGATCTTTCAGCAAAAACATCGATGGGAAATTAACTATTTTTGTGCATGCTATGTGTTGTAATATAGCTCATGAGCAACTACTTAACCATCTCTTTGCCTATCCAAGATTAGTTTCCCTTACTCCTAGCTCGGTTTTGACCGAGACattgttttattttcttttacccTTTGTAGGTAGAaagtggattttttttttattacTCATGTTCATTGACAATGGAATATGATGCTTAATTAAGCTGTGCATCACCATGGCTCAGGGCAATGATTAGCACCAAAGTGAAAGTTCTCATGGGCAGTGATATTTAGAGAGGCTACCAACCAATGATAACTTTCAAATGTATATATAACTTTCTACAAAATAACATAAAACTCTTTATATTAATGTATAATTTTGTAAAGTATATTTTTCCATATTTTTAGATACATTCCTTGTTATGTATTGTATAGTAAGCCAGAAAATATCAGTGGAAATGTTGTGTACAAAGACCTAACTAGAGAAGAAAAGTGGGAAGACATTCTCGCTTTAGCGTGAGCATCGGTAACCCTTCGGTTGGTGACATATCAGCCAAGCCATCAATTTTGGCAGATGCTTCTAAAGAACTAGATGCCAGACGTCACAAAAAGTAGTAAAGCGTATACACGATGAGTACATGATTATTCAACAAACCATAAGTAACTCTATCTCATGATTTCTTCATGTAATAGTGTAACATGATTTTGTAATACTAATAGGCCTCAAGGTTTTGACGAATAACCTAATCCTTCAATGAAAAATAGTATGCACATGACATCAATGTTGATGGTTGCAAAGATAGTATAGAACTACAAAGAAGGTGCACACATACAATTGCAAAAAAATGCATACGATCTTCTAGAGCAAGGCACACCATCGATAAGATCGCATATAATAGATGCTTAAAGAAAGAACTCCTAAAGCAAGACCATTTTCTTGATCGTGAACTAAGTGAGACGAGAACTTCATAGCACTTGTTAATTAGTTTAAACAAAAGCATTAAAACATGTGGATATGAACATGATATCCACCTTAATAAGTTACAACAGATGCACTAATTTATGAGTGAAAATGCATCAAAAtttcaataaaataaaaatcaaTTGATAACATCATGGTGGCATTAAAACTAGATGGACAAATCTTAAGAAGATGTTGTACCAAATTACACTGCATATCTCATTTGATGATGTCTTGATTCAATTCATCGCAAACATCATATTCACCTATCAGGAGTGTCCACTAAATCTTCCAAACAATGATGTAAATAAGATAGAGAAAAGGTAGCTAGAAGGTTTAGGAATTGAGAAAAACAAGGTCATCTCTGAGACATGTGTCTGCTATATGAGAACACAACCGACTATATATAGAGTTTAGGTAGATGCCTTATGTGGACGTACCATTTGATACCATTGCTCCTAGGTTGCATCTCCAACATGGACATGTGCATGATTAAATTTACGTCGGCTAGATACTATTTACTCCATTAAGTTACCTAGTCGAGTcaataaatacaaaaaaaatttatactcgATAGCAATTTTCAAGCTGTATTCTAGTCTGAACTTGTGTATACTTATTGTTGTGACAATGGGGCATTCTAATGATTTAATAAGTTTACTTCATAATAGAGTTAAAATGTTATATTTGGATCATTCGGTTGTATATATTTTACTTCATTAACGCATTACACTAAATATGAGATATTTTCATTTGTTATTTTCTAGTGGTTGGTAAGTTCTCAATTGATCCCAAGTATATATTTAGTCGACTACaatagaaataaaaaattaataagtTTAACCATATGTCCACTTCGTTAAGCTAAATTCGaattttattttgcagaaaagacaTATACCTGATTATCTGAATAACATTATAGTTTAAAATGGGAGGAACCTTATTATCAAGACTTAAATTTCAATGTTTTAGATTTGTGTTGTGGGGTACTGAGTATATGaggtaaaaaaaattaagtaTTGAGAATATAGAGAACCAAATAAACAGTGTGGTTTCATCACAAAATATTATCATAAGTATGCGAACACTTATTTTGAGACTGAGGGAACATGGCAGCTACCTAGCTAAGGGTACGTACACGAAATCTCAACTCCTAGACGAGGAATAGCCATAATGGAGACATCTCATTTCATGCTGATGAAAAGATAGTAGAGTTAGCATGATTCATGCACATCTCTCGGTCCTTTATATACATCTGCATGTAAATTAAGTCGACGTGCACACACGCATCGCCGAATCTCACCCTGTCCCTTGCTCGAGATATTTGAAGCACAGACGCCCCTATCTTGGTCAAAATATCTCTGGAGCCGACAGCAGAGGCCGTCGATCTCTCTGTAGCCTGGAGGCTAAACGGTCAGATCTGCGCCGACGAGCCGTCGATCTCTCTAGTTGAATATATTTTGCTAGCACAATGTTTCAAAGTTAGATGGCTCGAAATTGAGTCTCTAGGATCTCAATAACCTCGATTcactttcgcaaaaaaaaaaaaactcgattCAAATCTCTGTATTCGAATATTAAGTTTCAATTCAACCGTTCAACTATATTAAATCTCTTTAGAATATTATTAAGTTAGCTGTTAAGGATAAGTACCCAAAATCTCTGCTGCTCCTAGACGAGGAATAGTCATAATGGAGGTGTCTCATATCTTGCTGATGATAGCTGGATTAGCATTATTTCACATATGAAAAGATAGAAGCATTAGCGTTATGGCATTATTtggagcggagcggaggcgTCGATCTCTCCGCGGCCTCGGGGGCTGGACGGTCGGATCGGCGCCGACGACCCGACGCCCGCACTGTTCGACACCTCGGCGCCTGTACGCCCGGGTTCGTACGCGATCGGGCCACGAAAGCGCGGcacgggcccccgggtcgggaaaTCGGAGATGACCCGGCCCGTCGCGGTCGACCCCCAGGTGGCCAGGTGATCTTCGAGCCCCAGGTGGCCAGGTGATCTTCGGGCGGGGGCTGGCACGGGCCAACCAGCGCGCGACATGCCCCCGTGCGAATGGAACCCGGTCGGGCGGGTCGGCCTCCACCGCCGTCGGTGCCTCGTCGCGTCCGGGGTGCGTGCGAGCAAAGGCTGTGCGGGGGTCCCACTGGCCGGCCGGAGGGGGCAGACTGAGATCTTCACCCCGAGGACGAGGAGAGATGCAGAAAGGGCCGAGACATCCGATGCGATTCCTCATCTCCATCGCCGTGGATGGGATtggatcggatcggatcggaACGCAGTCACGAAACAGACAGGAAGGATTTATCTCTCAAAATCTAATCTAAAAATAAAGTTTATGAAGAAAGTGATTCACGGCATGAAATGTGATCGCGCCCAGCATGCTATTAATTTACTTCAGAGAGGCGAGATCGGTGCCAGCCTTATCTCTTCCGATCGTCGCCGTGTAAATACTTAGTGGCATGCCTAGCTAGCTCCGGGCGGGGAATCTGTCTCCCAATGCATCACTAGGCCAAATCCCCGGGGCCAGAACATGTTCAAAGCGCGGCAACCCTTTTGGCTTCCTGCAGGTAACTTGCACGTATAATGCACTCAAGTAGCCAAAGCCGACCACCCGCTGCTGTCAAATTTGAGATGAAATGTGCGAGAACCGTACCCGTGGTACATGCAACAAAGATCAGAGATGCATGCACGTTGGTAAAATAGTCATCCCATacaaatttgtgcaaaataagTACTACTGCCTACGTTCACTTCTACACGACGCTTTGGACAACAAGATCGAACTGGTCGCAACTCGCAAGTGAAAAAGAGTGCTCTCTCAAACAACTTATAGATTTGGCTGGATAACGATAAATTGTGCTGGTGTTAGCATCTCCGGAACGTGGGTTAACCAGGGTGTAGTCGTCGTCAAAGGCGTGTAGGCGTTTGCTGTTCCATGTGATGCGCGAGCATGGAAGCAGAAGCACGCTAGAATAATATTTTAGATTGTAGATGCTGGTGGGTGGCGTGGCATCTTCGTGGTTAGGCTATCTCCAACAGAGTAGCCATTAGGGTACCCATACCCAAAATGCCTACTCGAGGGAGAGAAAACATCATCCAACGGATGACCCAAACGGCGAACCCAAAATGGGTGGCGCGCGATGGAGAACGCAAATATGCATCTTCTCTCTCTTCAAGACGCATATCTCTGCTGTTGGAGCTCCACCGCCAGCAGCCTCGCCCCCGCCACTGCAGGCCCGTCCACTGGCCGTCTCAGCCCCGCCGCTCATGATTCGCCACTGGCCGTCTCGCCCCGCCCTGCTGCTGGAGCTCCGCTCACCGGCTGCGCGCCCTGCTGCTGGAGCTCCGCGGCCAcccgcgtcgccccgcctctgcACCTCCACCCACTGGCTCGTCGGCCACCTTGCCCCCGCCGCTGAAGCTCCAGCCGCACCCTGCCTTGCTTCTCCTGCGCTTGAAGACGGAGGATGGCGACGAAGGTGGAGGCGAGCCcgcggcggggcgaggcggCTGACGGCGGATccggggcggggcgcggcggtgcggcgaggCGAGCCCGCcgtgggctgcggcggcggggccaggcgaggagcccgcggcggggcgcggccacGTGAGGAGCccgtggcggcgcggccacgcgagcccgcggcggggcggggcgcggcggggtTGGGAGCGAGCAGCAGGGCGCGGTGAGGAGCGACCGACGACGGTAAGTGGGCCAGCGGGCAACGACGGTGAGACGGGCCGGCGGacgacggcgagcagcagccAGCACAGTGAGGTGGGGAGCGAGCACGGCGAGGAGTGGCGGGGCGGTGAGGATGGGTCCGCTGTTGGAGATTGGATCTTTTGGGTGGGGAACTTTTTTACTGTGCACGACCCAATCCGACAAATGGGTCTTGGATTTGCCTTCGTCCTGTTGGAGACAGCCTTATCCTTGGCCTTTTCGGTCACGATGAGTGATggcgtttttttttcatttttatatttttcaaaatcattttttacagaaatatattttcggtttcgcaatttacagatttatacccctaccgcccggagGGGGGCGGCCCCCcagcggggcggcaggccccctgccgcccccctgccgggcggtaggggcttatatgtaattaaaatttttgttttatcgcatggaggctcctaccgcccggcagggggcggcaggctcccccccaatataaaagccgAGGTCCCCCCCactgcatttgcagcaaacaacatccatagaggaaaaaaggagagacgtggggtgagagagggagttgcaacagcgaagccctgccggattttggatccaaaCCGCAGGTAAcgaatatttctcaactttgtcattctaaattttttgtatttttaattctataattaatgtttttttataattgtaaccgcttagggttcggattagtagttataattgaagccgtaccatggttttagaaactggtttaattaaaattaagtctttggatggccagatatgtcgagcaaggtggcgtttcaagttcattacagtgatttctatagaattactcgtg
This window contains:
- the LOC120689535 gene encoding uncharacterized protein LOC120689535 isoform X2; translated protein: MIKNEAWSEMDVAASSWLTSEFSQDDISSPIAAHILDFCDDGSGGDLFAAVNAASDMFTASSEDASSSSVTTPPAPCSHGDNVSSGATAAFSPMPSLDSTLSALLEEDDPPVPDTELLPIDYQFAAAVAGDEPPQPEQQFGQVPVALPMASAAEQPAALQTQMSSTASELMHLTSSGYSDECFAAAMAGGGYVGLEEALCQQQQPPPQPGALLPAGVMETAAQGCFFGKDAAAQGGFFGTGCTGMGTSMMGMEEIGEYQRMMETASAALAATRSPDADSAAAAQMAFAGNAGEMQMGGGMSPGRLPAAAAATEASSLEDASFKTAKISVEERREKIHRYIKKRNERNFSKKIKYACRKTLADSRPRVRGRFAKNDDYGEPSRALQNHDEYDQIAGMKEEDMLDTDALQAHLSGMNSYMYNHTVESWM
- the LOC120689535 gene encoding uncharacterized protein LOC120689535 isoform X4, producing MLDDDHPFADDISSPIAAHILDFCDDGSGGDLFAAVNAASDMFTASSEDASSSSVTTPPAPCSHGDNVSSGATAAFSPMPSLDSTLSALLEEDDPPVPDTELLPIDYQFAAAVAGDEPPQPEQQFGQVPVALPMASAAEQPAALQTQMSSTASELMHLTSSGYSDECFAAAMAGGGYVGLEEALCQQQQPPPQPGALLPAGVMETAAQGCFFGKDAAAQGGFFGTGCTGMGTSMMGMEEIGEYQRMMETASAALAATRSPDADSAAAAQMAFAGNAGEMQMGGGMSPGRLPAAAAATEASSLEDASFKTAKISVEERREKIHRYIKKRNERNFSKKIKYACRKTLADSRPRVRGRFAKNDDYGEPSRALQNHDEYDQIAGMKEEDMLDTDALQAHLSGMNSYMYNHTVESWM
- the LOC120689535 gene encoding uncharacterized protein LOC120689535 isoform X3 produces the protein MTISICTQQDDISSPIAAHILDFCDDGSGGDLFAAVNAASDMFTASSEDASSSSVTTPPAPCSHGDNVSSGATAAFSPMPSLDSTLSALLEEDDPPVPDTELLPIDYQFAAAVAGDEPPQPEQQFGQVPVALPMASAAEQPAALQTQMSSTASELMHLTSSGYSDECFAAAMAGGGYVGLEEALCQQQQPPPQPGALLPAGVMETAAQGCFFGKDAAAQGGFFGTGCTGMGTSMMGMEEIGEYQRMMETASAALAATRSPDADSAAAAQMAFAGNAGEMQMGGGMSPGRLPAAAAATEASSLEDASFKTAKISVEERREKIHRYIKKRNERNFSKKIKYACRKTLADSRPRVRGRFAKNDDYGEPSRALQNHDEYDQIAGMKEEDMLDTDALQAHLSGMNSYMYNHTVESWM
- the LOC120689535 gene encoding uncharacterized protein LOC120689535 isoform X1; translation: MHDPPLPLSPMLVLDQESIGSAVAMHALILQDQWAWGAIIVWCLSKKSKKDARSGRNLLSFWTPPAVPREYIPRLDCFSLLDDISSPIAAHILDFCDDGSGGDLFAAVNAASDMFTASSEDASSSSVTTPPAPCSHGDNVSSGATAAFSPMPSLDSTLSALLEEDDPPVPDTELLPIDYQFAAAVAGDEPPQPEQQFGQVPVALPMASAAEQPAALQTQMSSTASELMHLTSSGYSDECFAAAMAGGGYVGLEEALCQQQQPPPQPGALLPAGVMETAAQGCFFGKDAAAQGGFFGTGCTGMGTSMMGMEEIGEYQRMMETASAALAATRSPDADSAAAAQMAFAGNAGEMQMGGGMSPGRLPAAAAATEASSLEDASFKTAKISVEERREKIHRYIKKRNERNFSKKIKYACRKTLADSRPRVRGRFAKNDDYGEPSRALQNHDEYDQIAGMKEEDMLDTDALQAHLSGMNSYMYNHTVESWM